In Argiope bruennichi chromosome 4, qqArgBrue1.1, whole genome shotgun sequence, a single window of DNA contains:
- the LOC129966284 gene encoding uncharacterized PE-PGRS family protein PE_PGRS54-like: protein MIPQIFILSALTVITFASLKKEPVHHAPQPYKFGYSVKDKHGEQYREEASDGKNVKGSYGFIDARGIKRQVNYVADHAGFKADINTNEPGTANQNPAAVKILSDAHYGQGGYARIAGFGSAKLGYYGTEAEESGKKSAGVRGIGVGYAGLKYNGAEAGESGKKFVGVRGVGVGYAGLEYNGGETEKSGKKSAGVRGVGIGNGVEGEKGVENGYTLPAAYGGA, encoded by the exons ATGATTCCTCAG atttttatccTATCTGCTTTGACAGTTATTACTTTCGCCAGCCTAAAAAAAGAA CCTGTCCATCATGCTCCTCAGCCTTACAAATTCGGTTACAGTGTGAAAGATAAGCATGGCGAGCAGTACCGAGAGGAAGCTAGCGATGGCAAGAACGTGAAAGGCAGCTACGGGTTTATCGATGCCAGGGGAATCAAGCGACAAGTCAACTACGTCGCCGACCATGCAGGATTCAAGGCAGACATCAATACCAATGAACCCGGAACCGCCAACCAGAATCCTGCTGCTGTCAAAATCCTCTCTGATGCTCACTATGGACAAGGAGGATATGCAAGGATAGCAGGTTTTGGAAGTGCTAAACTTGGATATTATGGAACTGAAGCAGAGGAATCAGGAAAGAAATCTGCTGGAGTTAGAGGAATCGGAGTTGGATATGCTGGACTTAAATATAACGGAGCTGAAGCAGGGGAATCAGGAAAGAAATTTGTTGGAGTTAGAGGAGTCGGAGTTGGATATGCTGGACTTGAATATAACGGAGGTGAAACAGAGAAATCAGGAAAGAAATCTGCTGGAGTTAGAGGAGTCGGAATTGGAAATGGAGTAGAAGGCGAAAAGGGAGTAGAAAATGGATACACTCTTCCTGCAGCATATGGAGGCGCCTAA